A genome region from Desulfovibrio sp. JC010 includes the following:
- a CDS encoding VirB8/TrbF family protein yields the protein MRNHSGVAVSSTKYEATLKVRISPPTTDSQIIRNPAGVYVTELSWAKLLEQ from the coding sequence GTGCGCAACCATTCCGGCGTAGCCGTTTCCAGCACCAAATATGAAGCGACCCTCAAGGTCCGCATCTCACCACCAACAACAGACAGCCAGATTATCAGGAACCCTGCGGGCGTTTACGTCACAGAGCTCTCCTGGGCGAAACTTCTT